From a single Brassica oleracea var. oleracea cultivar TO1000 chromosome C5, BOL, whole genome shotgun sequence genomic region:
- the LOC106343688 gene encoding uncharacterized protein LOC106343688, giving the protein MEPALTMSLSFWLIVSAALNHVSSSSIVPICLSSVDPEETGSVQCRVAFAASFFKSPWEPLAQPTSFSLLSLGSREISRRSDCRKPSPPCLISSSVDRRSKPTTLLSPDPACPLAHRRSSPTTTSRTVHRASYTAFSGEKFKNGAFCSSAPNKILIPCWIWALRVGMGLSPSFRSKLAFRSWGLIPHSPLSPTVYQAHISRPVSLQPYAPHPWFVPSWPTGLSHRKHVTRFEARFDKEITNHSMQSPHPSLQSENPDSSSFNLSLSEFDDWQFGVSSAKPSWFLHGNAGTRSSCLYSLLVLALEVLGKPQYNFNVVVLVIYSLLDSHSPSILVNVKSSQVGLRGHGASHQKLLSVIIPTVSHRCINVIFDYQFLGTIALGNKMKFLHGFLHTAELDSPHKSSIFLCFVMLSIFVLMLSMSPGSSTSIVNFVAQ; this is encoded by the exons ATGGAACCAGCTCTGACGATGTCTCTATCCTTCTGGTTAATCGTTTCAGCGGCGTTAAACCATGTGTCTTCCTCTTCCATCGTGCCTATCTGCCTCTCGAGTGTTGACCCCGAGGAAACTGGATCTGTTCAATGTCGAGTAGCCTTCGCAGCCAGCTTCTTCAAATCGCCTTGGGAGCCTCTGGCTCAACCGACGAGCTTTTCTCTTCTATCTCTGGGAAGTCGTGAGATCAGTAGAAGATCTGACTGCAGAAAACCCTCTCCGCCGTGTCTAATCTCTTCATCAGTAGACCGGAGATCCAAACCGACGACTCTCCTCTCACCGGATCCTGCATGTCCGCTCGCCCACCGTCGCTCTTCACCCACCACAACGAGCCGCACTGTTCATCGAGCCTCGTACACAGCTTTCTCCGGCGAGAAGTTCAAGAACGGCGCCTTTTGCAGCTCTGCCCCCAACAAAATCCTAATCCCTTGTTGGATATGGGCTTTACGTGTTGGAATGGGCCTTAGCCCATCATTCAGAAGCAAATTGGCTTTTAGGTCATGGGGTCTCATACCCCATAGCCCACTCTCTCCTACGGTGTACCAGGCCCACATCTCCAGACCGGTTTCTCTTCAACCCTACGCTCCTCATCCTTGGTTCGTTCCAAGTTGGCCAACCGGTTTGTCACACAGGAAGCACGTCACTAGGTTTGAGGCTCGTTTTGATAAAGAAATTACAAATCATTCTATGCAATCGCCACATCCAAGTCTCCAATCTGAAAATCCCGACTCTAGCTCTTTCAATCTAAGCTTGTCTGAGTTTGACGACTGGCAATTTGGAGTTAGTTCTGCCAAACCTTCATGGTTCCTTCACGGTAATGCTGGAACTAGAAGCTCTTGTCTTTACTCATTACTCGTCCTTGCTTTAGAAGTTCTCGGCAAGCCTCAATACAATTTCAATGTCGTGGTTTTAGTCATCTACTCGTTACTGGATTCACATAGTCCATCTATTCTAGTCAATGTCAAATCAAGTCAAGTAGGACTTCGCGGTCATGGAGCTTCTCACCAAAAGCTCTTGTCGGTCATCATTCCAACCGTTTCTCACAGGTGTATCAACGTCATTTTCGACTATCAGTTCCTTGGAACAATCGCTTTAGGGAATAAGATGAAGTTTCTCCATGGGTTTCTTCATACTGCTGAGCTTGA CTCGCCCCATAAAAGCTCTATCTTTCTATGTTTTGTAATGCTTTCTATTTTCGTCCTAATGTTGAGCATGTCTCCGGGATCTTCTACTTCGATTGTAAACTTTGTTGCTCAGTGA
- the LOC106295164 gene encoding probable calcium-binding protein CML40 → MKSNKREEYHQRVFSCFDKTQQGKVSVSAIERCVDAIKSGEKAVPEEDTTDSPHTDKSLELEEFVKLVEQGAEEDKERDLKQAFNMMFEESLQGITPKSLKRMLSLLGESKSLEECEVMVSQFDINRDGIISFDEFRVMMQ, encoded by the coding sequence ATGAAGAGCAACAAACGTGAAGAGTATCATCAAAGGGTGTTTAGTTGCTTTGACAAGACCCAACAGGGGAAGGTTTCTGTTTCCGCCATCGAGAGATGTGTGGATGCTATTAAGTCCGGGGAAAAGGCCGTACCAGAAGAAGACACGACCGATTCACCACACACTGATAAATCCTTGGAACTCGAGGAATTCGTGAAGCTGGTGGAACAAGGAGCAGAGGAAGACAAGGAGAGGGACTTGAAGCAGGCTTTCAACATGATGTTTGAAGAGAGTCTACAAGGCATTACTCCTAAAAGTTTGAAGAGGATGCTAAGTTTGTTGGGTGAGTCTAAAAGCCTTGAAGAATGCGAGGTTATGGTCTCGCAATTTGATATTAATAGGGATGGAATTATTAGTTTCGATGAGTTTAGGGTCATGATGCAATAA
- the LOC106295162 gene encoding lysine histidine transporter-like 4 produces the protein MIQSPPNRDHVEDHQSFDLEDWLPITASRNANWYYSAFHNVTAMVGAGVLGLPYAMSELGWGPGVAVLILSWVITLYTLWQMIEMHEMFEGQRFDRYHELGQAAFGRKLGLYIIVPLQLLVETSACIIYMVTGGESLKKVHQLSVGDDKCTKLRIRHFILIFASSQFVLSLLKNFNSISGVSLVAAVMSVSYSTIAWVASLAREAPESVKYGYKTRSNSVPLDLLGGLGEMAFAYAGHNVVLEIQATIPSTPENPSKRPMWKGAIVAYLIVAFCYFPVALIGFKTFGNNVEENILTSLHDPKALIILANMFVVVHLLGSYQVYAMPVFDMIESVMIRKWHFRPTRVLRFSIRWTFVAATMGIAVALPYFSALLSFFGGFVFAPTTYFIPCIIWLILKRPNRFSLSWFINWSCIILGVVLMIIAPIGGLTKLIYQINNDSLPNSNCTIT, from the exons ATGATCCAAAGTCCACCAAACCGAGATCATGTGGAG GATCATCAATCATTTGATCTGGAAGATTGGCTTCCAATAACAGCATCAAGAAATGCAAATTGGTACTATTCAGCTTTCCACAACGTAACTGCAATGGTTGGTGCTGGAGTTCTTGGCCTTCCCTACGCCATGTCAGAGCTTGGATG GGGACCTGGGGTTGCGGTGCTGATCCTCTCATGGGTGATCACGTTGTACACCCTCTGGCAAATGATTGAGATGCACGAGATGTTTGAAGGGCAACGGTTTGATAGGTACCACGAGTTGGGTCAGGCAGCCTTTGGGAGGAAGCTTGGTTTGTACATCATCGTGCCGCTACAGCTTCTTGTTGAAACCAGTGCGTGCATTATCTATATGGTGACCGGAGGTGAATCGTTGAAAAAGGTTCATCAACTTTCTGTGGGAGATGACAAGTGCACAAAGCTGAGAATCCGACACTTCATTTTGATATTTGCCTCTTCACAGTTTGTGCTCTCCCTTCTAAAGAACTTCAACTCAATTTCCGGTGTCTCTTTGGTAGCTGCCGTCATGTCTGTAAG CTATTCCACGATAGCTTGGGTAGCCTCACTGGCAAGGGAGGCCCCAGAGAGTGTCAAGTACGGTTACAAAACAAGATCAAACTCGGTGCCGTTAGACTTGTTAGGTGGACTGGGGGAGATGGCTTTTGCGTACGCAGGTCATAACGTTGTTTTAGAAATTCAAGCAACGATCCCATCAACACCAGAGAATCCGTCGAAACGACCCATGTGGAAGGGAGCCATCGTAGCCTATCTCATCGTAGCTTTCTGCTACTTCCCTGTGGCTCTTATAGGGTTTAAGACCTTTGGGAACAATGTCGAAGAAAACATACTGACATCACTCCATGATCCCAAGGCACTTATCATTCTTGCCAACATGTTTGTGGTCGTACACCTCCTCGGAAGCTACCAG GTGTACGCAATGCCCGTGTTTGATATGATCGAATCTGTAATGATAAGGAAATGGCACTTCAGGCCAACTAGAGTTCTAAGGTTTAGCATCCGATGGACATTCGTGG CTGCCACGATGGGTATTGCAGTGGCATTACCGTATTTCAGTGCTTTGCTATCATTTTTTGGGGGATTCGTGTTTGCCCCAACCACATACTTT ATCCCTTGCATCATATGGTTGATCCTGAAGAGACCAAATAGATTTAGTCTATCATGGTTTATCAATTGG AGTTGCATAATTCTTGGGGTTGTACTGATGATCATTGCACCTATTGGGGGACTCACGAAATTAATATATCAGATCAATAACGACAGTCTACCTAACTCAAACTGCACCATCACCTGA
- the LOC106292442 gene encoding uncharacterized protein LOC106292442, whose protein sequence is MQKIEKDSSPRTPQAHEDVQTTDVVIRSDAAWRQEDRKAGLAWTMQTTSVILRMKQSSGHVASPLMAESLALREAVLFCRNKGFASIRFESDSAQLINAIKKNEAISELHGVLSDIRKLSSSVSPSCSFNWISRTQNVVCDSLAKEALCLVETFMPTT, encoded by the coding sequence ATGCAAAAGATCGAGAAGGACTCTTCTCCACGAACCCCCCAAGCGCACGAGGATGTCCAGACAACTGATGTAGTGATCCGCTCAGATGCGGCATGGCGGCAAGAAGATAGAAAAGCGGGACTGGCATGGACAATGCAGACGACATCGGTCATCCTCCGAATGAAGCAATCTAGTGGACATGTAGCTTCCCCACTAATGGCAGAAAGCCTTGCCTTACGCGAAGCGGTACTCTTCTGCAGGAACAAAGGTTTCGCATCCATCCGGTTTGAATCGGACTCCGCCCAACTGATCAATGCCATCAAGAAAAATGAGGCAATATCTGAACTGCATGGAGTCCTCTCTGACATAAGGAAGCTGAGCTCCTCAGTTTCTCCATCATGCTCCTTCAATTGGATCTCGAGAACTCAAAATGTTGTTTGTGACTCTTTAGCTAAAGAAGCATTATGTTTGGTTGAGACATTTATGCCAACCACCTAA
- the LOC106295161 gene encoding protein LYK2 isoform X1 has product MPKLILNVNMAGSVSKECVTSLIMFFFTWSLCATSNDLLSCDPEESSSSSSASYVCHSNLQKCRTFATLRANSPLRGHFIPIDCTCNGRFYEAHLFKTCVKGDTFRPVAASLQGQLTTCLSLRDEVSEESLDEKVKLRLGVKCSCPEEGATRFLVTYPVSEGESVSSLADKFNTTEDAIVSANNNSGVVPRTPALIPLDHKPQNTTPSRQKKKRSKMKIAVISAIAGVMGLITLMVLGYLHWKKETRLQSWISNKDPETRQLSLSIRTTSDKKISFEGSQELDSVVVVGTTTPRKPVVEIYALEELEKATENFSSSNHIKGSVYFGSLKGKDLAIKQVSAGVMKRFDLGLLNDQSHYYSHNLMRVLGTCFRESPPDEGASYLVFEYAKNGSLWDWLQNKLAIKNQFIESCYCFLAWKQRIKICHDVAIALKFMHRINYVHGNITSRNIFLNEDLRGKVGNFGMSSKDDNIGSSMSPATDVFSYGIIVMEVLSGQTSEMLLGPQEQEEEEENRVNPEWKRLRESFMMGEKEMLREVMDSTLGESYSVDSAYEMARLATDCTAEEAELRPSAAEIVERVSRLVDEEEDEAVLIERDNTISESSYKPLVRKGDEC; this is encoded by the exons ATGCCGAAGCTTATTCTAAACGTCAACATGGCTGGTTCAGTTAGTAAAGAGTGCGTGACAAGTCTTATAATGTTCTTTTTCACATGGTCTCTCTGTGCAACTTCAAATGATCTGCTTAGCTGCGACCCAGAAGAATCCTCTTCCTCCTCCTCAGCTAGCTACGTTTGCCACTCAAACCTCCAAAAGTGCCGCACTTTCGCCACTCTAAGAGCCAATTCTCCCTTGAGGGGCCATTTTATCCCGATTGACTGCACATGTAATGGAAGGTTCTACGAGGCTCATCTGTTCAAAACTTGCGTTAAAGGCGACACCTTTCGCCCTGTCGCTGCATCCCTACAAGGCCAGCTGACCACGTGCCT GTCTTTAAGAGACGAGGTTTCGGAGGAGAGCCTGGACGAGAAGGTTAAGTTGCGGTTGGGGGTCAAGTGTTCATGTCCAGAAGAAGGCGCCACCAGGTTTCTCGTTACATATCCGGTGAGTGAGGGCGAAAGCGTTTCAAGCTTGGCAGACAAGTTCAACACAACAGAGGATGCTATTGTGTCTGCAAACAACAATTCTGGAGTGGTTCCACGCACCCCTGCTCTCATACCTCTTGATCATAAACCACAGAACACCACCCCGAGTCGCCAGAAGAAAAAGCGGTCAAAGATGAAGATCGCTGTGATCAGCGCGATTGCTGGAGTTATGGGTCTTATCACTCTGATGGTGTTGGGTTACTTGCACTGGAAGAAAGAGACGCGTCTGCAAAGCTGGATAAGCAATAAAGACCCAGAGACGCGGCAGCTGAGCCTGAGCATCCGAACCACCAGTGACAAGAAAATCTCCTTTGAAGGGTCACAGGAGTTGGATTCGGTTGTTGTTGTTGGCACCACAACTCCCCGAAAGCCCGTTGTGGAGATTTACGCGTTGGAGGAGCTGGAGAAAGCCACTGAGAATTTCAGCTCAAGCAATCACATCAAAGGTTCCGTTTATTTCGGTTCTCTCAAAGGCAAAGACTTGGCTATCAAGCAAGTGAGCGCCGGTGTAATGAAAAGATTCGACTTGGGGCTTCTCAACGATCAGTCACACTACTACAGTCACAACCTGATGAGGGTTCTTGGGACATGTTTCAGAGAATCCCCGCCGGATGAGGGTGCTTCTTATCTGGTTTTCGAGTACGCAAAGAATGGGTCTTTGTGGGATTGGCTCCAGAACAAATTGGCCATCAAGAATCAATTCATCGAGTCTTGTTACTGTTTCTTGGCATGGAAACAGAGGATCAAGATCTGCCACGATGTCGCCATCGCCTTAAAGTTTATGCATCGGATTAACTATGTTCACGGCAACATCACGAGTAGGAACATTTTCTTGAATGAAGATCTTAGAGGTAAAGTCGGAAACTTTGGCATGTCGTCAAAGGATGACAACATTGGTTCTTCCATGTCTCCAGCTACTGACGTCTTCTCTTACGGGATCATCGTAATGGAGGTTTTGTCTGGACAAACCTCAGAGATGCTGCTTGGACCGCAAGAACAAGAAGAAGAAGAAGAAAATAGGGTTAATCCCGAGTGGAAGAGACTGAGAGAGTCGTTTATGATGGGGGAGAAGGAAATGCTAAGGGAAGTGATGGATAGCACGCTGGGGGAGAGCTATTCAGTTGATTCTGCCTATGAAATGGCAAGACTTGCAACAGACTGTACTGCTGAAGAAGCAGAGCTAAGGCCGAGCGCGGCTGAGATTGTAGAGAGGGTTTCGAGATTGGTGGATGAAGAAGAAGACGAGGCAGTCTTAATAGAGAGAGATAATACCATTTCAGAGAGTTCTTACAAGCCTTTGGTAAGGAAAGGAGATGAATGCTAA
- the LOC106295161 gene encoding protein LYK2 isoform X2, with translation MPKLILNVNMAGSVSKECVTSLIMFFFTWSLCATSNDLLSCDPEESSSSSSASYVCHSNLQKCRTFATLRANSPLRGHFIPIDCTCNGRFYEAHLFKTCVKGDTFRPVAASLQGQLTTCLSLRDEVSEESLDEKVKLRLGVKCSCPEEGATRFLVTYPVSEGESVSSLADKFNTTEDAIVSANNNSGVVPRTPALIPLDHKPQNTTPSRQKKKRSKMKIAVISAIAGVMGLITLMVLGYLHWKKETRLQSWISNKDPETRQLSLSIRTTSDKKISFEGSQELDSVVVVGTTTPRKPVVEIYALEELEKATENFSSSNHIKGSVYFGSLKGKDLAIKQVSAGVMKRFDLGLLNDQSHYYSHNLMRVLGTCFRESPPDEGASYLVFEYAKNGSLWDWLQNKLAIKNQFIESCYCFLAWKQRIKICHDVAIALKFMHRINYVHGNITSRNIFLNEDLRGKVGNFGMSSKDDNIGSSMSPATDVFSYGIIVMEVLSGQTSEMLLGPQEQEEEEENRVNPEWKRLRESFMMGEKEMLREVMDSTLGESYSVDSAYEMARLATDCTAEEAELRPSAAEIVERVSRLVDEEEDEAVLIERDNTISESSYKPLVENY, from the exons ATGCCGAAGCTTATTCTAAACGTCAACATGGCTGGTTCAGTTAGTAAAGAGTGCGTGACAAGTCTTATAATGTTCTTTTTCACATGGTCTCTCTGTGCAACTTCAAATGATCTGCTTAGCTGCGACCCAGAAGAATCCTCTTCCTCCTCCTCAGCTAGCTACGTTTGCCACTCAAACCTCCAAAAGTGCCGCACTTTCGCCACTCTAAGAGCCAATTCTCCCTTGAGGGGCCATTTTATCCCGATTGACTGCACATGTAATGGAAGGTTCTACGAGGCTCATCTGTTCAAAACTTGCGTTAAAGGCGACACCTTTCGCCCTGTCGCTGCATCCCTACAAGGCCAGCTGACCACGTGCCT GTCTTTAAGAGACGAGGTTTCGGAGGAGAGCCTGGACGAGAAGGTTAAGTTGCGGTTGGGGGTCAAGTGTTCATGTCCAGAAGAAGGCGCCACCAGGTTTCTCGTTACATATCCGGTGAGTGAGGGCGAAAGCGTTTCAAGCTTGGCAGACAAGTTCAACACAACAGAGGATGCTATTGTGTCTGCAAACAACAATTCTGGAGTGGTTCCACGCACCCCTGCTCTCATACCTCTTGATCATAAACCACAGAACACCACCCCGAGTCGCCAGAAGAAAAAGCGGTCAAAGATGAAGATCGCTGTGATCAGCGCGATTGCTGGAGTTATGGGTCTTATCACTCTGATGGTGTTGGGTTACTTGCACTGGAAGAAAGAGACGCGTCTGCAAAGCTGGATAAGCAATAAAGACCCAGAGACGCGGCAGCTGAGCCTGAGCATCCGAACCACCAGTGACAAGAAAATCTCCTTTGAAGGGTCACAGGAGTTGGATTCGGTTGTTGTTGTTGGCACCACAACTCCCCGAAAGCCCGTTGTGGAGATTTACGCGTTGGAGGAGCTGGAGAAAGCCACTGAGAATTTCAGCTCAAGCAATCACATCAAAGGTTCCGTTTATTTCGGTTCTCTCAAAGGCAAAGACTTGGCTATCAAGCAAGTGAGCGCCGGTGTAATGAAAAGATTCGACTTGGGGCTTCTCAACGATCAGTCACACTACTACAGTCACAACCTGATGAGGGTTCTTGGGACATGTTTCAGAGAATCCCCGCCGGATGAGGGTGCTTCTTATCTGGTTTTCGAGTACGCAAAGAATGGGTCTTTGTGGGATTGGCTCCAGAACAAATTGGCCATCAAGAATCAATTCATCGAGTCTTGTTACTGTTTCTTGGCATGGAAACAGAGGATCAAGATCTGCCACGATGTCGCCATCGCCTTAAAGTTTATGCATCGGATTAACTATGTTCACGGCAACATCACGAGTAGGAACATTTTCTTGAATGAAGATCTTAGAGGTAAAGTCGGAAACTTTGGCATGTCGTCAAAGGATGACAACATTGGTTCTTCCATGTCTCCAGCTACTGACGTCTTCTCTTACGGGATCATCGTAATGGAGGTTTTGTCTGGACAAACCTCAGAGATGCTGCTTGGACCGCAAGAACAAGAAGAAGAAGAAGAAAATAGGGTTAATCCCGAGTGGAAGAGACTGAGAGAGTCGTTTATGATGGGGGAGAAGGAAATGCTAAGGGAAGTGATGGATAGCACGCTGGGGGAGAGCTATTCAGTTGATTCTGCCTATGAAATGGCAAGACTTGCAACAGACTGTACTGCTGAAGAAGCAGAGCTAAGGCCGAGCGCGGCTGAGATTGTAGAGAGGGTTTCGAGATTGGTGGATGAAGAAGAAGACGAGGCAGTCTTAATAGAGAGAGATAATACCATTTCAGAGAGTTCTTACAAGCCTTTG GTGGAAAACTATTGA
- the LOC106292509 gene encoding classical arabinogalactan protein 11-like — MARQFIVFALLALAVATAFAADAPSAAPTASPTKAPTTQTKVPASAPKTSSSAPAPKASSPVAEEPTPEDDYSATSPSDSAEGPTVSSPPAPTPESTSADGPSSDAPTAESPQSGAVTNVKLSIAGTVAAVGFFFFSL; from the coding sequence ATGGCACGTCAATTTATCGTTTTTGCCCTTTTGGCTTTGGCTGTGGCCACCGCTTTCGCTGCCGACGCACCTTCAGCTGCACCCACTGCTTCTCCGACCAAAGCACCCACCACCCAAACCAAGGTTCCCGCCTCCGCACCCAAAACCTCCTCCTCCGCCCCCGCACCCAAAGCATCGTCCCCTGTCGCAGAGGAACCAACCCCCGAAGATGATTACTCGGCAACCAGCCCCAGTGACTCTGCCGAGGGACCCACCGTATCCTCCCCACCGGCTCCTACCCCGGAAAGCACCTCCGCCGATGGACCATCATCTGACGCACCCACCGCCGAGTCACCCCAAAGCGGCGCCGTAACCAATGTGAAGCTCTCTATCGCCGGCACTGTCGCCGCCGTTGGATTCTTCTTCTTCTCTCTCTAA
- the LOC106292510 gene encoding alpha/beta hydrolase domain-containing protein 17C: MGGMTSSVAAKLAFFPPSPPSYKVVTDKVTGLLLLAPFPHRENVEIHKLQTRRGTEIMAMYVRHPMANSMMIYSHGNAADLGQMYELFIELSIHLKVNLMG, encoded by the exons ATGGGAGGGATGACATCTTCAGTGGCGGCGAAGTTAGCCTTCTTCCCGCCGAGTCCGCCGTCTTACAAGGTGGTAACAGACAAGGTGACGGGACTGTTGCTTCTCGCCCCTTTCCCACACCGAGAAAACGTGGAAATCCACAAGCTTCAGACCCGAAGAGGCACCGAGATAATGGCCATGTACGTGAGGCACCCGATGGCAAACTCGATGATGATCTACTCGCATGGAAACGCCGCCGATCTGGGACAAATGTATGAGCTCTTCATTGAGCTTAGCATCCATCTCAAGGTTAATCTCATGGG ATAA